The nucleotide sequence TACGAATATTTGTTGAAGCAATGGATACAGACTGGCAAAACCATTGATTAGTGAGTATTGAAATGACGAGTAATTTGTAGGAtttatcaattattaaatgagacaattaatttttagctTAAGAGATGACTATTTACTTGGTATCGCGGGAACGCAAAAGCATCTGGTACGAAGGACCGCTGTCAATAAGTATCTGTTCATAGCTGAGCTGCTAGGTGCTGCGCGAGATATGAAACCAAAAATGGTTAGTATTGTTCTTTATTTGTATAAACTATTGATGATGATAAAGGGTATAGTTATATACCCTATTACACGATAGCCAGATGACTTacatatttattcatttaattttaattaagaacttttatattttatgaaatctttgattttagGACCATTTAACATGTTATTTGAGTGGAACATTGGCATTGGGAGTACACTTTGGGTTACCAAGCGATCACATGACTCTTGCAACTGAATTGCTAAACACCTGCTACCAAACTTACGTAACGCAACCTACCTGTCTTGCTCCGGAAATTACTTACTTCAACGTTCAGGTAACATAATCTTTACATACAATCTTCTCTGAAACATTGCTTTTATTAAATTCGATAAAATACAATGTTCTATTGTGCGTTACAGAAATCTGGCGATGAAAATCAAAAGGATATGTATGTTAAGACAAATGACGCGCACAATCTACTGCGACCCGAGTTCATTGAAAGTTTATACTACATGTGGTACTTTACGGGCAATAAGACTTACCAAAACTGGGGCTGGCAAATATTCCaagtaatttataattattaattctcACTATAATAATAACTTTGTTATAgaatgattttattaattcttATTTCTACGTTATTAGGCATTCGAAAACTACACAAAGGTCGAGAATGGATATACGAGCATTAACAATGTGAAGAATGTTGACAATACGCGCCCGCGTGACATGACTGAGAGTTTTTGGTACGCTGAAACATTAAAGTATCTTTACTTACTTTTCGATGACACCAGACAGCTGATCGACTTAGACAAATGGGTTTTCAATTCCGAGGGTCATCCACTGCCTATTTACGAAtcttaaacaaaaagaaacttGTTCCTAGGACAATGGAATGATGACTCGTACAATAAATAAGAAAGGAACATGTGCTCGTGAAATATTCCAATTAGACATGTGATAGAAATTTTGCATTTaggtaaaatatatattgtacaTTTAGGAATATCGAAAGATATATCTGGAGGTGAatcgtttatttaaaaacgagatttttcaaagaaagatgtgtaaaaaaattattgtgtaCACGGAAAAAGACAGTAAAAGCAATGAGATACATAGTGCACCTTAGTTATACAGCGAAGTGCAAGAATTACCAAGTCAATTCGTTATTTACAAAAAGATGCAGCATCAGCGTGgtcacattttttataaagctatTGAGCACTTACGGTACTTATTACGTAATTTTTACTGTCTTCTATTCTCTTTTCGgttatttacattatatttGTCACGCGTATGTTGCGCGTATAACGTattgatattttatatcaTGAAAAAAATCTTACATTGACAAAGAGCAACGTGATAGATTTTCTTCTTGCAAAACTGATCAATGCTTTTTACAGAGTCGCgaatttatttctgaattaGTACTATCCGATTTTAGCAGGTTTAAGAAATCAATTAGAGTAAAAGGGTTTTAGTAACTATGCGCAAGTGTGTCACGGAATGAATTGTGTACCATAGTCGAATAATCTTCTAGTCGTATACTTGAATGCGCAGGTGAATAAGGTTCAAGTAGAATCTCATTAATGTACATTGTGCtggtaattaaattttatttgtataaagCAATGGCCTACAATTTCTAATTGATTATGAATAATCTTGTACAAAGTTATATTACTACAATACATTTTAgtgaaaaatatatcaaatcatatatttttatgtatacagCGTATATTTTGAAAGTATATGTTATGATGTATAACATTATGTACATGATTAAgcataatttttatgaaatttgtgtatgtacaaaaattataactgCGCAGTTTATGCGCAAATCCAAATAGAACATATAAATAGTAGTTGCATTATACAATATAGTATAGCaccttgtttttaaaaaaacaaatcggtTTGAATATAGTTTGAACAATTTGTCTAGCGTATCCAATGAAAACTTCCCTTATACACAGGATTTAGTAAAAATACTGTCTATTTTTAAACGATATTTTAGTTAAAATTGATTTGTAGTCTTTTAAGATTTTCATCTGATACAATACATCGACAATTATATGTAGAACTAGACCAATTTTACTTACCTGATGAAAACAATACTGTGTACTTCTGGTTTTATTTAGCCTGTATCGTAAAGCTTTTTGAGACGTGGATCTAAGCAAactattatataatattatggaTTTTACACGAGAATCGAAACTTTGAGTCATGTCTCAATgccgctttatttttttgctcAATCTCGTTGAGCAATCGAGAGGAATTTCTCAAGCAATAAAGtactaaaaatgaaaaataaacattgTTACTTCACTTGAACATGgtgcatgatttttttttatgttttggaTTTCTATTAAGGACAAAGAAATCAAGGTAATCGAATACATCAAGAATAACAAGGAATGTGTAAAACAAATTGCACTTTAATTGTCACTTAGCTCTGTAcacttacaaaaaaaaaagaaaaaatgaggCGATCAGCCTCTCTATTAGAATGAAACGGAAGCTTTTGCGCATCTTCGACTTTTATGTACTTTTTATGCAGTTGTCGTATATGATACatgcgaaaaaaaattgcgcgCTTATATTAACGATAGTATACCGACATACTTTCGTACTTCGTTCAGAATACTTAGGTAAATTGTACCTGGAAATAATCACGTATACAACGAAGCTCGCCTCTTCTATGGGTGTGTATTACGTGGCGCGATTtgtatatatacgaagaaaaaatatatatgtatatatttttatatatattatcgtTAATAATAGTTTTACCTTCGGATGTCGacgaaattttgtttttctctcgAAGTATGTGTCACTGAACGCCGACACACGTGATaggattgttttttttttgtcaaaaatCATGCGAAAAATACGATCGAAAGCTTAGATTTATTTACGCGTTATAATGCCGACACATTTTTGATATATGAACTCCGTCTCTTCCTCGACCATCGCAATTGCGAACCTTTCTCGTgactttcaaaatttatacaatAGATTTCTGCTCGCTGTACGATACAAAATCATATATTATATGCGCCTATAAAAATACAGCTTGCTTGTGTCCAAACAAAAACTCGAACATATTGTACTCTCGGAATGTTTCGTTAGTCGTTTTGATCATGGTTACACTTGTTTGATATCCATTGCTTGATCACGTTGTAAGAATCGCCAAAGAGAGCAACCTGGCGAAAGATCACAGCTGGTGCTCGGTATCATCTtcatcttttttctctttattttattgtcgatagccgatgtatatgtacatacattagATAAATATAGTATATCTCTAATAAGTGTATCGAAATCTCGTTGAGCATTTTTATACTTTCTTCTGCTCGCTCTAGACACTCGCAATCTTTTATTGAATTGATAAGGACGAGTTTTTCACGATAATGCCAAAGCCGATGAGTTGTATACTTTCACAAGTTGTTGAAGGTCGTAAAATTCAGATTTTTTTGGTGGAATCACATGCGCTAAAAAACGTCGATATCAATTTGATAAAACTCCCTACTTTCGCGCACTAAGAAAATTGTCTCATCGAATGTGATTTGCTTAAATGGAAATCTGCATTTAGTAAAAATAACGTATCTACGAAAATGTAAAATCGCGTAAGAAAGATATGAAAATACTTCcaaaagtttttctttttgtataaAAGATGTAGTCGCGCACTCGAGAAGCTTTTGATATCGCTTTTATCACTATTTCACgatgaaattttcataaatcGCCACACTTTTATACCTCTATATTATATATGCTGAGAAAATTCTTAATTTACTCTTGGAATATAACTCTATGCAATAATATGTACACAATCTAATTTAACAGAATCTTTCTTCTTTCAACAacgtatattcaatataatatttatcaaaatatatataatttaaattacaccaaaaaataatattattccTTATGTCGATTCAAAGTATATCATCGCGTAGCGTCATTAGATCGAATCGCACATTAACAATTTAAGTTTGTCATTACAGTATACCAATTAGTAAGCCTTATTCGTTTCCTATGTACCGCTAATTACATATTGCTTAATTGAAATTGGAAAGTTTGGCAATGTTAGCAATAATAATTTCGTTCCTCGTCGTTTCTCAGCATAAACGTCAGCGTCTGCTTTCGAAACAGcgcattaaaattaatttatatatatcgTACAATCTCACTCGGACCACGTACATCGCTGTCTGTCCTTTTTTTCCCCTCGTATATATAGCATGTAAAAATTGACGTCAAACCGGGCAGTTTTCCAAGTGCGTCCTATATCATCCTCATCATATGTAAAGTTTTGATATTCTCGTcgttatataggtatacaaatATGTGTACTTCTACGCGACATCGGATATGCATGACTTTCGTTGGTCTAAAATTGTTTCTCCCGAAACAAGTGCGTCTCTCGACTGGCGAAAAAATTTCACACGACACTCGCTCGTCAGTCTCGAACCTGCGCCGCAACGTCGTTCGGATCGAGAGCTTCGGCATCGAAGCTCCAAATCTGACGTTCGCGCGCAGTCTCTCGCAagatcatcatcatcatcatcagcatcatcatcatcatcattccACAAAGCAGCTAGTCCGCGCTCAGACTATTGTGCACTCGCAGCACTGCTGAGTGAAATACACGCACTTGATGAGGCAgctgtcgtcgtcgacgtcgtgtTGCTGGGGCGGCTTCTGCTTGATGCCGTTGATCCCGTCGACCCGGTCGTGGTCCTTGTAGCCATTGCGCTCGATGAGGGGTCGAGGCTCGGGCGAGGGCAGAGTCGTGCGGACGATGGGGACGGCCTCCTCGATAGCCTCCTCCTCGTCGACTTCGGGGCTGCTCTTGCCACCGGTGTCGTCGGACTTCGAAGCTCGTGGCGACGGGGACGAGTTGGTCGTGTTGGTCGCTGGGGTCGTGGGAGTTATCTTGCCAGGTCGAGGCTCGTCAG is from Nasonia vitripennis strain AsymCx chromosome 1, Nvit_psr_1.1, whole genome shotgun sequence and encodes:
- the LOC100678680 gene encoding uncharacterized protein LOC100678680 isoform X5, producing the protein MRDSTIITHADVYNELPSTSYDNVMRSADSSPTLQASLPSPNYVDLPDEPRPGKITPTTPATNTTNSSPSPRASKSDDTGGKSSPEVDEEEAIEEAVPIVRTTLPSPEPRPLIERNGYKDHDRVDGINGIKQKPPQQHDVDDDSCLIKCVYFTQQCCECTIV
- the LOC100678680 gene encoding uncharacterized protein LOC100678680 isoform X3 produces the protein MMVRAPTCVLGMEEWRIIGSRLEPTRASGFSVMRSADSSPTLQASLPSPNYVDLPDEPRPGKITPTTPATNTTNSSPSPRASKSDDTGGKSSPEVDEEEAIEEAVPIVRTTLPSPEPRPLIERNGYKDHDRVDGINGIKQKPPQQHDVDDDSCLIKCVYFTQQCCECTIV
- the LOC100678680 gene encoding uncharacterized protein LOC100678680 isoform X2; amino-acid sequence: MRSTAAVPPKVLPIASRNMGLSEIPEQMSYYPTLTREEKARMHPCKKAKCVMRSADSSPTLQASLPSPNYVDLPDEPRPGKITPTTPATNTTNSSPSPRASKSDDTGGKSSPEVDEEEAIEEAVPIVRTTLPSPEPRPLIERNGYKDHDRVDGINGIKQKPPQQHDVDDDSCLIKCVYFTQQCCECTIV
- the LOC100678680 gene encoding uncharacterized protein LOC100678680 isoform X4, which translates into the protein MPMFITSCQARLMTSELATFMSTMYTVMRSADSSPTLQASLPSPNYVDLPDEPRPGKITPTTPATNTTNSSPSPRASKSDDTGGKSSPEVDEEEAIEEAVPIVRTTLPSPEPRPLIERNGYKDHDRVDGINGIKQKPPQQHDVDDDSCLIKCVYFTQQCCECTIV
- the LOC100678680 gene encoding uncharacterized protein LOC100678680 isoform X6, which encodes MRFRNPLPQRGVYNVMRSADSSPTLQASLPSPNYVDLPDEPRPGKITPTTPATNTTNSSPSPRASKSDDTGGKSSPEVDEEEAIEEAVPIVRTTLPSPEPRPLIERNGYKDHDRVDGINGIKQKPPQQHDVDDDSCLIKCVYFTQQCCECTIV
- the LOC100678680 gene encoding uncharacterized protein LOC100678680 isoform X1 — protein: MFSRGNKFGSFGAGKNRLFGKKDTSSKKHQSRMWIAMNKKRNEQQQQPSTSKNKLGLRDDDDADNAGVMRSADSSPTLQASLPSPNYVDLPDEPRPGKITPTTPATNTTNSSPSPRASKSDDTGGKSSPEVDEEEAIEEAVPIVRTTLPSPEPRPLIERNGYKDHDRVDGINGIKQKPPQQHDVDDDSCLIKCVYFTQQCCECTIV